TAAGTCTTTATACACATTCATGAACACAACCAATTTTTGTGCGGTCATTTATCTAGATTTCTaaaatttacccaatttctggaATTTATACATGCTTAATTTTCATGCAGTTACTGAATGAAGGTAATTTTGAGATGGCGACAATGTGCTTTGAAAGAGCTGGTGATTCATTCCTGGAGCGTTGCTCTTGTGGAGGCAGCTGAGATTTATGAATCAATAGGCAAGGCTGATATTTCTGCCAAGTGTTTCATGGAGTTGAGAGATTTCAAAAGAGAAGGTATTGGTTATTTTCCTAAAGGATATTACCTCTGTGTCTTCTGCACTTAGGAATCGTGTCTAGAAATCTGGCTTTTTTGAACATGTATACTGTTTCATCATTTGATTTTTAAATTGTGGTGTACCTCAAAACAACATTAGTAAAACAATTTGAACCTTCTCCCACTTGAAAGTTCCGATCGCTATATTACAACTGAGGTATTTATGCCCATATGGAAGTCACGGACTCGCAGTAGTTTTGAGGTCGGGTATGCCCATAACTCGTCATAAAACCATGTATTAACCCAGCCCCAAATAATGCAAAACTTTTAGCAACATTTACATGTTGCAAATATTCACTTGTACATGTACAGTCTATCATTGTAGATGCTATAACAATCTTGCTTATAGGATTCGAACAATGGGGCTTGTCAATTTCGATCATAATGGTTTGTATCACGCCCAATAATTGTAGAAAGAACCTTGGAAATCAAAAAGGTTCATTCTGAAAATCTTGAAACTAGAGTTTGAATTCATCCGGACAATATTCACTAAAGTATCACAAAGACATACATCACAAGTTTCTTTATTTCTCTTCTGCCTTAATAAACCTGTATATTGAATCTACATTAGCCTTTTCGGCTCATGTTCCCTGAATTTGGATTGCTAGTCACTGATCAGGTGATTGCCTGTGTATGGCTCTGAAATCATCCTGCCAATCAGGTTATATTTTAACTTCTTTTTATGCAACAGGTATGATTTATTTGGAAAATTGTGGGGAATCTAGACTAGAAGATGCCGGCGACTGTTTTAGTCTTGCTGGTTGTTGGTCTACTGCAGCTGATGTGTATTCTAGGTGTAACTGCTTTTCCAAGTGCTTGCTAGTTTGCACAAATGGTAATCTCTTTGAAACCGGTCTTCAGTTCATACAGCATTGGAAAGAAAGTGCAAGGCTAAACCCTGATACAGCCAAAAGTCAAGATCTGATCGATATAGAACAATGCTTTCTCAAGAGATGTGCCCTTCATTATCATAAACAGAATGATCCTACTATCAATATGATGAAGTTTATCAAATCCTTTAACTCGTTGGACATGATAACAACTTTTTTAAGGTCGCATGATTATATTGATGAGCTCATCCTCTTTGAAGCGGGGTCTGAAAATTTTATGGAAGCTGCCGCTGTTGCAAGAATGAAAGGGAATCTACTTCTTGAGGCAGATATGTTAGAGAAGGCTGGGCGCATAGTAGAGGCAGTTGAGGTCATTCTATGTTGAGATTATTattcccacattgttgggcaatctaagatcctgcggtttataatcccttagagcaactgcagtggtgcgatcaaaaccaaagatcaaagatcaaaaaaaagaccaaaatttgggtttagtccgtggtgtgacgcaacggtacatgattaaaatttggtcaggcggactttaaaagtccgccccattaaaattccatcaggcggactttaaaagtccgccccatcctttataaattttaacaggcggactttaaaagtccgcctcactaaaattccatcaggcggactttaaaagtccgcccctctctttgcaaattttaacaggcggactttaaaagtccgcctcactcttttttttttttttatttaattaaaatttcatcgggcgtaatttaaatctccgcccgttaacaagcgtactttaaatttacgcccagcaacaagcgtactttaaatttacgcccgactatattagaatttgggatttggtcgcgaccatatttggtctgaaatttgatctttggtccaaatttgatctttactccgtcccactgtgttacgatctcatcccataaatttggttatactcgcccactgtggatgctcttaggactctacactcattgccaattggttttgagttggatgcccgtatcataatatggtatcagagcatgctatATGTGCGTTTGCTGAGATCCTCGAGCAAAGAAATTAGGGATCCTTTGGTCTGTTTGAGGTCAGGAAATGTTCGGAGAGAACTTTTGGGCCACAATGTCTTAGAGATAGATGTGGATTTGATTCATTCCAGTGAAGACATATTGAGAATACTATACCCAAAAAACTCAAAATGTGTCGGAAAAGATGAAATGGAGGATGGAAGTTCAAGTGATGGAAATGTTTGCTTCTCCAATTTTGGCCATACAAATTATACCGAATGTCCAGCTGAATCTGAGCTTATTCAATTATTTTAATTCTTTTGATCCATCTTAAGTCTCTCTCTGCGTTGCAGACCACTGTCTTTTGAACATTTTACTGTCTGGTTCATAGAAGCATgctttattgttgttgttgagcaTACTTGACTTTATTCACTTTGTTCCAGTGATGAGGCTCACCATATTCAGTACGCAAAAATTGGCGACTGCTTTAACAAGTTGACTGCGGATCCAGAATTGAAACTATTTGCAAAAATTGGTTTGTCTGGGCTGATTATTAAATATACTCCTTATAGCAAGAAAATCAAGTGTCAAGAAGCAGGCTGGAAAGAATAAAGGCAAGAAGAAGTAGTAGTATTTTGTTCGGCAGGAGTTGCAACATCCTAGTGGTAGCATCCTTCCACCGGAtatccatttttctttttaatgtgTTTTCATGAAATGTTCTGACTGCTTTTAGAGTCTTTTCATGAACTGTAGCAATCCAAAgactctttttttcatttttagtaTTGTTGGGAAGTTTTTTAGTCCAGTAATTCAGTCAATATGATTGAGTCAGAATATGATTTCTGTATGCTGGTATTTGATATGGAAATGATGGTCAACCTGTAGAATGATAagtctttatctttttaattttcaAGGATCACTTGTCAGTCTTTAGCTATGGGTTTGGCCCCTGTTTGAGAATTAGCAGCATTCAGCAGTTTCCTGCATTGTAAAGCTGGTGCAGTCATTGATGATCACATAAACCTAATTTTGATTAAGCAATTTCTATACTAGCTTTCTTATATAGTATCTTCAGTGAAATTCCACGTAGGATATATGTGCATCTGTGAATATGATTTGTGCTCATTGAATGCATCAAGTAAGATTATATCATCTACAGCCGTTAGATTATAAAGACGGAAGTTAACACTTCCCAACTTCCATTCAAAATGAAGGGTGATGGCAAGGTGTTGCTGCAAGAACTTCTAAGCACTTGAGTATGTTTTCTGCAGCAACACTAAAACATAACAAATTGGAGAGCCAAGGAAATTAAATCCTGCTTTAACTAATAAAGCCAAAACACTAACACTACAATTTATTATGGTTGGTGTTATTGCTTCTCTCTCGGGTTAAAATCAAGAGAAGATGCAAAATTGCCTCACGACTTTCTTGGCCTGCCTCTCTTTCCACCAGCACCTCTCCTGGTTTTCTTTTCTGCAGAAGGAGAGCGTCCTCGCCCACGTCCGGAGGCTGCAGGTGACTTTGCACCATTACCTCTTCCTCCTTTACCACCACCGCGTTTTCTTTCTTCTACATGACCATTCTCATCATCATCTGATCCATTTTCACAGCCACCACCGTCACGCTCAtcctcttcattttcagactctgGCGAACCTGTAGACTTCTTCTTCCTTTTACTGGATGAAGCTTTTGCACCACCTTTCTTGGGCGCAGGAGAAACAGCCTTGGGTTCGGTAGACTCTGACGAATCTTTAGACTTCTTCCTTTTGGATGACGCTTCAGCACCACCTTTCTTTGGTGCAGGACTTTTAGCCTTGGCTTCAGCAGTCCCTGTAGGGGGGAGAATCAACTTTAATGAATAACTTGACAAAAACAGCAGAAGCACGACTCAATAGAATGTAAGATTACAATAAGCCTAACCAAAACTCACCTTCTTCAGAAGCTTTACCATCATAAACATCAAGCTGCAGTCGGGACAGGAAAATAGATTACTCACATCTGCTGTATTTTTTTCGTTATTTAGATTTTTTACGACAGTGCTTACCTGATCAAGCTTATCACCAACATTTGTTCTATCAACCACCACCATTGAATAATATGAACCACAGGCGACACTGTAAAAGTTATTTTACAGCCAAATCCAGGATTAGTCATTTTTATCGGTTAGTCTTGAAAATTTTGAAAGATGCCAGATAGATCTTGAAATTTATGCAGCACTTAACACAGACGACGAAAAAGAGCTACCAAACTCATACCTCATTACATGCATACCCTCAAGGACATCAATTTTTTTGGGATTGACTGCAGTTCTATGGTACAATGGGAAAACACATCAAAGCAAAGTTAAACCGGGACATAAGGAAAAGTGCGATTTTAAGATATCTCCAGCCAACAGGAACATACAGATAGCAAGGAAAATCAACACTTACTTTGGTCCCTCAGGACCATATCCAAGCTCTCCATACTGAGCATTACCCCAACTTATACACGACTTTTCAGCACCAACAAGATTGTGTGTGGCGCTTGAACCCATGCAACGAATATTCCAGCCGCTGACGATGGGAAGACATGAAAATATGGTTAATTACAAGATTGGTGAATATATATACACATAATGTATGTTGCCCAGATATAAGCTAAACCAATTAGAAAGAAATGAATCTTCTGGAAGGGTCAACAGAGCCAACCAGTGAGGCGTGTAAACAAATATACACAAATTTTTAAAAATGAGGTTCCAAGTAACAATCATATAACAATTGGAGTTTAAAGCTTAAACACTTTTAGAGGAAAAACATGCAAGCCCATCACAAAACCTTAAAGTTAGAAGAGGCTTCGGATACATCCAATCTTCGCCTGCAACCTTCAATTTTCCCCACATGTATAATTGCCCTCCACCTGGAAAACGCTTAACTCATTAAGCCTATACCAAAAATATACACTTTTTCTAACTGATCATGGTCCATAAGAGTGTGCGGACTCTGGAGTGATAGACAATGTAACTAATAGTACGTCAACCAAATTTACATTATAAATCAAGAAAACTTAAGAATACAAGGTAAATTTGTAATTTACTTCGTCTCTCAGTACAGCTCTGACTATGACAGAGATAGATATGGTAGATATGATCTATGCGTTGCTTAGTTAGGTATCTTGCCTTTCTGTCTCTCATTTCAAAAACCTTGTCAGCTTGAGTAGAAACCATGTAAGGGCATCTTGTTCCTATATGGTAGACATGACCTATGCCCTGCTTAGCTAGGTCTAGGGCAAATGGTTAATGGTTGTACGATGAATAAAGCCCAACGTACTATCTAGAACCATATGATACAAGGATATACAAATAATAGAAACTGTTTCATAAATATCTAAGACTtagaactgatttttttttttttaccggcAGTGACTGCACAATTAtgagcaccagcagcaacaattgCATTGGGAGGTAGAACATTCTTCTTTTGGAAGAGAGCTACAACACGAGGAGTCCATTCATCTTTCGGCTCTCTATGCCCCAATCTGTGCACCACAAACTCAAACAGTTCCAGCTTAGAAATTCAGAAAAGATTACAAGTAAGAGCAGAAAAGCATCTTTAAAATATGCAACAAGTCATACCTTCCATAGGCACCATAACCCCACCTGAATATACAACAGAGAGCGAGAGAGAGAAGATAAATATGTAGTGCCGACAACAGATGGAAAACAATAGTTGCCTCTCTAAAGCACGACTAAATAAAAGGTAAAGCAGTGGAGGAATACTAACGTGTAAACAACACCCTCAAAATCCACAGCAACTGAAAGcacacaaaaaaagaaagaagcggCATTAGTACTACACTACTGCAACATGAAGAATGGAGGTAAGGTGGCATGCATGAAGGTGGAAGTTAGGAAAAACCTGTATGGTTTGTTCCACATGCAACTTTGACAATTTTTTTCCCTGCAAAGGCGGCTATTGCTTTTGGATGAGGTTGGGCTTCATACGCAAGGTTCACAGCACTACTTTTAGTATTGTACTGCAAGTGAACCAAACAATCTATTAGAATTCCTAAAGAAAACACAACTGAATAGAAGTAGGTGTGAAATGTTTCTTAGACATACCTCGTTGTCTGTCCCATGCCCTAGTTGACCATATTGTGGAAGACCTGCAGTTCTAAGAAACAGAAACAGTTATGCATATCCACAAGTGAACAACAAAAGCTAGAAACATGGAATCAATCTAAACAGAAAGATTGCAGGAAATGTTCAATGATAGTTACGACTGCCCGAGAATTAAGTAAAGTACAACTACAGTAAACCTACAATATGGACGATCCCTCCACAGATGACAGCCACACAGTAAAATCACCTCCACATACAACATTTGTGACTTCTGAAACTTGACTAGAAACTGGTGACTGCTGAAATTCTGCAGAAATTAAGAAGAGATATGTGAGCAATCAGCATCAAAActgttgaaaaaaaaattctgatGTAGGTAAAATTGATTAaccatcaaatgaatctaaaaacCACAAACCAAAAAGACCTACGAGCAAAAAGCTCAACGATAAACTCAAAATAAAGAAAGAACTCAAAACCAAATTTACAACTATAGAGATAATGCGACTGACAGGAATGTGCAAGATAACAATTTGGTGCGCCAATTCCAGGAGTGCTCTCCAAATAGTACTGATTCCGTCAAAAGAATACACTGTCGTTTAACCAACAAACAACTTACACTTACCAGTCCTTACTGAACCTGTTCCACATTGTCCATGCTTATTCCAGCCAAATGCAAAGGACTTTCCGTCATTAGTCACTACCACTGTATGAGCTCTACCTGCGCCTGCTTTGATTATTTTGTGTCTGCAGCCAATGTCAATATTGCGTAAATTGTTgataaaagaacaaatggaagagGATTAGTTCACCATCCGACCCATAAGAAGTAATTTCCACAAGGCAAAGCCGAATTTAAACAACCCAATGAATATGTTACAACCATTTTGTTAGTAATGACCAACAAATTTATGTAACGAGTTCAAATAGACTTTGCACATAAAGATGTTGTTTCAAATTCCCACTACCCAAAGCAGCTAACAGACATAAACTTACCCTGATAGTCCAGATACAATTGTCGGCCTATCACGATTAATCATATCGCCATGTCCCAATTGTCCCCTCTGCAGAACGACTAAATCCAATAAGCAGCAGCATATAATCCAAAGATTTCAAACAAAACTTTCAAAAAATTCGATAATAATTTCTCATTCATACCTTATTCTTTCCCCACGTATAAACACGACCTTCGACATCCAGTGCAACACAATGGCTAGATGCTATAAAACACAAACCTCAATTTAATCAGCAaaaatgaccaaaaaaaaaaaaacaatcactaaacaaaattgaAATTGGATACAGGAAATTTACCGCAACCAGCAGCAACATAACGAATGTTAACACCAATTAAAGGTGTTAATCGAGTAGGAGAAATCAAATTTCCATGAGTATTATTTGGATGTCCATAATTACTCAAGGTATCCCAACTGGTTCCACCACAAAACAATAACTCTCCATTtctttcaacttcttcttcttcgattagCTTTTCTTCTACTTTATTAACATAACGAATGTTATCATCAGCTTCACAGAAAACCCACATTTCTTAGTAATTTTATAACGGcaccaaaagaagaaaaaaaaatgagaagaaaatgcgCAGAAGGTAATGGGTTCTCTGGTTAGAAAAAGGGCGGGAAATAGTTTCTGATTTTAATGGATTATGGAAACCTAGATccgagaagaagatggagaagaagtgaagaacgaaaaaaaaagtaaaggaaACAGTGGTTTCAAAGATATTTTAGCATTTGattttcattttacaaaaaatattttattttattacatTTGTTTTTATAGCGCTTTTGGGTTTCCCGCCGGTTTGATCCAGCGGATAATCCAAGGCAAGTATGGCCTAGTCCTAGTGGCCTTGAGTTAGCCTCTTGTCATTTGTCAAGGGGCACGGCACATTAGCACGACAAGAACATGCCATAGCCCATAGGTACTGCTGGCGGTCATAACCTATAGAAATTACATGCAACTATTTATCAAGGAtgaattgggggccatggaaactaattgggggccaggatacattttatacccacatCAAAAAATATATGGGGAttccaaaatgatggtgaaataactattttacccttctctaataatttcttctcctcctattcttcttctcctccgctccctctctcccactgtttctcattccattaacgacttctgagaagaaaaaaattctcaccgattcatcgtcgtaaatgaactaaaaaaaattaggtaaccacggttttttattgcttaacgatttttgatatgcatgttgaattgataaaaaatcgttaaccattagggtgtagtagataacgaccctaaacTTGGTTTTCTTCCCTACAATAGTGTCGTCTAGGGATTTTAAAATcgctaacgactctatatgatacaaaatttgttccctgttcaaaaaataagaagggtcgtcatgtcaaatggttgtagtcgttaactatgttgaagggtcgtcatgtGAAGTCGTTATcgatgttgaagggtcgtttggttttataaattttgcttgccgacccttgatctatgaaatggctcactagggtcgtcagtatataggaatgcgtaatt
The nucleotide sequence above comes from Papaver somniferum cultivar HN1 chromosome 8, ASM357369v1, whole genome shotgun sequence. Encoded proteins:
- the LOC113302265 gene encoding protein RCC2-like; its protein translation is MWVFCEADDNIRYVNKVEEKLIEEEEVERNGELLFCGGTSWDTLSNYGHPNNTHGNLISPTRLTPLIGVNIRYVAAGCASSHCVALDVEGRVYTWGKNKRGQLGHGDMINRDRPTIVSGLSGHKIIKAGAGRAHTVVVTNDGKSFAFGWNKHGQCGTGSVRTEFQQSPVSSQVSEVTNVVCGGDFTVWLSSVEGSSILTAGLPQYGQLGHGTDNEYNTKSSAVNLAYEAQPHPKAIAAFAGKKIVKVACGTNHTVAVDFEGVVYTWGYGAYGRLGHREPKDEWTPRVVALFQKKNVLPPNAIVAAGAHNCAVTAGGGQLYMWGKLKVAGEDWMYPKPLLTLSGWNIRCMGSSATHNLVGAEKSCISWGNAQYGELGYGPEGPKTAVNPKKIDVLEGMHVMSVACGSYYSMVVVDRTNVGDKLDQLDVYDGKASEEGTAEAKAKSPAPKKGGAEASSKRKKSKDSSESTEPKAVSPAPKKGGAKASSSKRKKKSTGSPESENEEDERDGGGCENGSDDDENGHVEERKRGGGKGGRGNGAKSPAASGRGRGRSPSAEKKTRRGAGGKRGRPRKS